The Harpia harpyja isolate bHarHar1 chromosome 13, bHarHar1 primary haplotype, whole genome shotgun sequence genome contains a region encoding:
- the TMEM230 gene encoding transmembrane protein 230 yields the protein MMPSRTNLTAGIPSSKVKYSKLSSTDDGYIDLQFKKSPPKIPYKAIALAIVLFMIGTFLIIIGALLLAGYISKGGTDRAIPVLIIGILVFLPGFYHLRIAYYASKGYRGYSYDDIPDFDD from the exons ATGATGCCATCACGGACAAATCTGACTGCTGGGATTCCCAGTAGCAAAGTCAAATATTCCAAGCTCTCCAGCACTGATGATGGATATATTGACCTGCAG TTCAAGAAGAGCCCACCAAAAATCCCCTACAAGGCAATTGCACTGGCTATTGTGCTCTTCATGATCGGGACCTTCCTCATTATCATAGGAGCCCTCCTCTTGGCAGGATATATTAGCAAAGGC ggAACGGACCGTGCCATCCCTGTGCTCATCATTGGGATCCTTGTGTTTCTCCCAGGCTTCTACCACCTCCGCATTGCATACTACGCTTCCAAAGGCTACCGGGGCTATTCCTATGACGATATCCCGGATTTTGATGATTGA
- the PCNA gene encoding proliferating cell nuclear antigen gives MFEARLVQGSVLKRVLEALKDLITEACWDLGSGGISLQSMDSSHVSLVQLTLRSEGFDTYRCDRNIAMGVNLNSMSKILKCAGNEDIITLRAEDNADTLALVFEAPNQEKVSDYEMKLMDLDVEQLGIPEQEYSCVVKMPSAEFARICRDLSHIGDAVVISCAKDGVKFSSNGELGNGNIKLSQTSNVDKEEEAVTIEMNEPVQLTFALRYLNFFTKATPLSPTVTLSMSADVPLVVEYKIADMGHLKYYLAPKIEDQQEGS, from the exons ATGTTCGAGGCGCGGCTGGTGCAGGGCTCGGTGCTCAAGCGGGTGCTGGAGGCCCTCAAGGACCTCATCACCGAGGCCTGCTGGGACCTGGGCTCGGGCGGCATCAGCCTGCAGAGCATGGACTCCTCGCACGTCTCCCTGGTGCAGCTCACGCTGCGATCCGAGGGCTTCGATACCTACCGCTGCGACCGCAACATCGCCATGGGCGTCAATCTCAACAG CATGTCCAAAATACTGAAGTGTGCTGGAAACGAAGACATCATAACTCTCCGAGCAGAAGACAATGCAGATACGTTGGCTCTAGTGTTTGAAGCACCAA atcAGGAAAAGGTTTCTGATTATGAGATGAAGTTAATGGATCTGGATGTGGAGCAGCTTGGAATTCCA GAACAAGAATATAGCTGTGTAGTGAAAATGCCTTCTGCTGAATTTGCACGCATCTGTAGAGATCTCAGCCACATTGGTGATGCAGTTGTCATCTCCTGTGCAAAAGACGGTGTGAAATTTTCATCTAATGGAGAGCTGGGCAATGGAAACATCAAGCTGTCACAGACCAGTAATGTGGATAAAGAAGAAGAAGCT GTCACAATAGAGATGAATGAGCCAGTCCAGTTGACCTTTGCTCTGAGGTACCTGAACTTTTTTACCAAAGCCACTCCCCTGTCACCTACGGTAACACTCAGCATGTCTGCAGATGTTCCTCTTG ttgTGGAGTACAAGATTGCTGATATGGGACACTTAAAATACTACCTGGCTCCAAAGATCGAAGACCAACAAGAAGGCTCTTAA